The Pricia mediterranea genome includes a window with the following:
- a CDS encoding electron transfer flavoprotein subunit beta/FixA family protein, translating to MKILVCISSVPDTTSKINFTDGDTKFDTSGVQFVINPNDEFGLTRAMWFKEKQGAAVHIATVGEAGVEPTMRKALAIGADEGIRVNAVPTDGYFVAGQLAEIVKKGEYDLVIGGRESIDYNGGMVPGILASMLGMNFVNTCIGLEIEGDKATAIREIDGGKETVKADLPLVIGGQKGLVEESDLKIPNMRGIMMARKKALNVVDPVDATQATEDVSFDKPAPKGQVKMVESVDELVDLLHNEAKVI from the coding sequence ATGAAGATATTAGTTTGCATAAGTAGCGTACCCGATACGACCTCAAAGATCAATTTTACCGATGGCGATACGAAATTCGACACCAGCGGGGTACAATTTGTAATCAACCCCAATGATGAATTCGGACTCACCCGAGCCATGTGGTTCAAGGAAAAACAGGGGGCGGCCGTACATATCGCCACCGTTGGCGAGGCCGGCGTCGAACCGACCATGCGCAAGGCGTTGGCCATTGGCGCCGATGAGGGCATTCGCGTAAACGCAGTGCCCACAGACGGATATTTTGTGGCCGGACAATTGGCTGAAATCGTGAAAAAAGGTGAATATGATCTGGTCATCGGAGGGCGGGAATCCATCGACTACAACGGCGGCATGGTGCCCGGTATTCTGGCCTCCATGCTCGGAATGAATTTTGTGAATACCTGCATCGGCCTTGAAATCGAAGGAGATAAGGCCACCGCCATCCGCGAGATCGATGGGGGAAAAGAAACCGTTAAGGCCGACCTACCCTTGGTTATCGGGGGACAAAAGGGACTCGTCGAGGAGAGTGACCTAAAGATTCCCAATATGAGGGGCATTATGATGGCTCGAAAAAAGGCTCTTAACGTGGTCGATCCGGTAGATGCGACCCAAGCGACCGAAGATGTCAGTTTCGACAAACCGGCGCCGAAAGGGCAAGTCAAAATGGTCGAATCGGTCGATGAGCTGGTCGATTTGCTGCACAATGAGGCAAAAGTAATTTAG
- a CDS encoding electron transfer flavoprotein subunit alpha/FixB family protein, producing MSILVYTESENGKFKKNALEVASYAKAVADQMAASVTAISFNASENESLGTYGVSKVLNVSNDTLKTFNAEAYAKAIAEAAEKEGAKVVVVSSSANSKFLAPILAAKLKAGYVPNVVEAPDSTEPFKVKRTAFSNKGFAHTAIKTDIKIVGVSTNAFGLKEDQTDASVADFSPELKEDDFSVESVEVDKVAGKVSIADAEIVVSGGRGLKGPENWEMIEELADVLGAATACSKPVSDMGWRPHAEHVGQTGKPVAANLYLAIGISGAIQHLAGVSASKTKVVINNDPEAPFFKAADYGIVGDAFEVVPKLTEKLKEFKAENE from the coding sequence ATGTCCATATTAGTTTACACAGAATCCGAAAACGGAAAATTCAAAAAGAACGCCCTTGAGGTGGCTTCCTACGCCAAAGCAGTGGCCGATCAAATGGCAGCCTCGGTGACCGCGATTTCCTTTAATGCCTCCGAAAACGAAAGTTTGGGCACGTACGGGGTATCGAAGGTGTTGAACGTGTCCAATGACACCCTGAAAACCTTTAACGCTGAAGCCTACGCTAAGGCGATTGCAGAAGCTGCGGAAAAAGAAGGCGCCAAGGTGGTGGTGGTCAGCTCCAGTGCCAACAGTAAGTTTTTGGCCCCCATCTTGGCGGCCAAACTCAAGGCCGGATATGTGCCGAACGTCGTGGAGGCGCCGGACAGCACAGAGCCCTTCAAGGTCAAACGCACCGCGTTCAGTAACAAGGGGTTCGCCCACACCGCAATAAAAACCGATATCAAAATCGTCGGCGTTTCGACCAATGCCTTCGGACTAAAGGAAGACCAGACCGATGCCAGCGTAGCGGATTTTAGTCCCGAATTGAAAGAGGACGACTTTTCGGTGGAGTCCGTCGAGGTCGATAAGGTGGCCGGAAAAGTCAGTATTGCGGATGCCGAAATCGTGGTTTCCGGTGGCCGTGGATTAAAGGGACCCGAAAACTGGGAAATGATCGAAGAACTGGCCGATGTACTAGGGGCCGCCACGGCTTGTTCCAAACCTGTATCCGATATGGGGTGGCGACCGCACGCCGAGCACGTAGGGCAGACCGGAAAACCTGTTGCCGCGAACCTCTATCTGGCCATTGGTATTTCAGGGGCCATTCAGCATCTGGCGGGAGTAAGCGCTTCAAAGACCAAAGTGGTCATCAACAACGATCCCGAGGCTCCATTTTTCAAAGCGGCGGATTACGGAATCGTCGGCGATGCCTTCGAGGTAGTGCCGAAACTCACCGAAAAATTAAAGGAGTTTAAAGCGGAAAACGAGTAA
- a CDS encoding bifunctional nuclease family protein: protein MSLVRLKIKGISYSQTQNGAYALILNEERGDRKLPIVIGAFEAQSIAIALEKEIKPPRPLTHDLFKNFADRFEIVIKQVIIHKLVDGVFYSSIICERDKIEEIIDARTSDAIALALRFNAPIFTYKTILDKAGIFLKFSSKDSKKESSDESIVVDEILQEGETVEIESGASDGYTELSIDELNKALDKAVANEDYEKAAKLRDEISKRN, encoded by the coding sequence ATGAGTTTAGTAAGGTTAAAAATAAAGGGAATCTCCTATAGTCAAACGCAAAATGGCGCCTATGCCCTCATTCTCAATGAGGAGCGGGGTGACCGCAAGCTTCCTATTGTTATCGGGGCTTTCGAGGCGCAATCTATTGCCATTGCCCTCGAAAAGGAAATCAAGCCCCCACGGCCCTTGACCCATGACCTTTTCAAAAATTTTGCTGACCGGTTCGAGATTGTGATCAAGCAGGTGATCATCCACAAATTGGTCGATGGGGTGTTCTATTCCAGTATCATTTGCGAGCGCGATAAGATCGAAGAGATTATAGACGCCCGTACCAGCGATGCCATTGCCCTTGCCCTGCGCTTCAACGCGCCCATTTTCACCTACAAGACCATTTTGGACAAGGCCGGTATCTTCCTTAAGTTTTCGTCGAAGGACAGCAAAAAGGAAAGTAGCGACGAGAGCATCGTCGTCGATGAAATTCTACAGGAAGGCGAGACCGTCGAAATCGAATCCGGTGCCTCCGACGGATATACCGAGCTTTCCATAGACGAACTCAATAAGGCACTGGACAAGGCCGTCGCCAACGAAGACTACGAAAAGGCCGCCAAACTTCGGGATGAGATTTCCAAACGCAACTAA
- a CDS encoding NupC/NupG family nucleoside CNT transporter has protein sequence MLPADNPQIVPNQGISISSVFRGLLGMLVLLIISFLFSSNRKAINWKTVGIGLALQLVIAVGVLKVTFIQKGFEAVGEVFISILGYTRAGSKFLFEGLVVDTNTFGYIFAFQVLPTIIFFSALTSLLFYLGIIQKVVRAMAWLLSKTLGISGPESLSVAGNIFLGQTEAPLLIKAYLEKMTRSEIMLVMIGGMATVAGAVLAAYIGFLGGEDKVLQLVFAKHLLAASVMAAPGAIVISKMLYPQTEPVNTDVEVSHAKIGSNALDAIANGTTEGLKLAVNVGAMLLVFVALIAMANGILGYAGDLTALNEWIAANTSYEKFSLEAILGTVFAPLMWLIGVANEDIMLMGQLLGIKLVASEFVGYIQLAELKDIATGANLAYNKSVIMATYMLCGFANFASIGIQIGGIGSLAPGQRKTLSEFGLKAVLGGSIASLLSATIAGMILG, from the coding sequence ATGCTCCCGGCCGACAACCCGCAGATTGTACCCAACCAAGGTATTTCCATAAGTAGTGTTTTTAGAGGATTATTGGGGATGTTGGTCCTCTTGATAATTTCCTTTTTATTCAGCTCAAACCGTAAGGCCATCAACTGGAAAACCGTGGGCATCGGTCTAGCGCTTCAATTGGTCATCGCGGTAGGTGTTTTGAAAGTTACCTTTATCCAAAAAGGATTTGAAGCGGTGGGCGAAGTGTTCATCAGTATTTTAGGGTATACCCGTGCGGGGAGCAAGTTTCTATTCGAAGGCCTTGTGGTCGATACCAATACCTTCGGTTATATTTTCGCCTTTCAGGTACTGCCGACCATCATCTTCTTTTCCGCGCTGACCTCATTGTTGTTTTATTTGGGAATCATTCAGAAGGTGGTTAGGGCCATGGCCTGGTTACTGTCTAAAACCTTGGGAATTTCCGGCCCGGAGAGCCTTTCGGTAGCCGGAAACATCTTTCTGGGCCAAACCGAAGCCCCCCTGTTGATCAAGGCCTACCTTGAAAAAATGACCCGCTCCGAAATCATGCTGGTCATGATCGGGGGGATGGCTACGGTTGCCGGGGCCGTACTGGCCGCCTATATCGGATTTTTAGGTGGTGAGGACAAGGTACTGCAGCTCGTCTTTGCCAAACACCTTTTAGCGGCCTCGGTGATGGCGGCCCCGGGAGCCATTGTAATTTCCAAGATGCTCTATCCCCAGACCGAACCCGTGAACACCGATGTCGAGGTTTCCCATGCAAAAATCGGGTCGAACGCGTTGGATGCCATCGCCAACGGCACCACCGAAGGCCTGAAGCTGGCGGTAAACGTGGGGGCCATGCTATTGGTCTTTGTAGCCCTGATCGCCATGGCCAATGGCATCTTGGGCTATGCCGGAGACCTCACCGCCCTTAACGAATGGATCGCCGCCAACACCTCCTACGAAAAATTCTCCTTGGAGGCCATTCTCGGGACGGTGTTCGCCCCGCTGATGTGGTTGATCGGAGTGGCCAATGAAGACATCATGCTCATGGGTCAGCTATTGGGAATCAAGCTGGTCGCCAGCGAATTCGTGGGCTACATACAACTGGCCGAGCTCAAGGATATCGCCACGGGGGCCAATTTAGCCTACAACAAATCCGTCATCATGGCCACCTATATGCTCTGCGGCTTCGCCAACTTCGCCTCCATCGGAATCCAGATCGGCGGCATCGGCTCCCTCGCCCCCGGCCAGCGCAAAACCCTCTCCGAATTCGGACTCAAAGCCGTCCTCGGCGGTTCCATTGCGTCATTGCTTTCCGCTACAATTGCGGGGATGATATTGGGGTAG
- a CDS encoding thymidylate synthase, with amino-acid sequence MKQYHTLLQHVLENGNQKGDRTGTGTLSVFGYQMRFDLSEGFPMVTTKKLHLKSIVHELLWFLKGDTNIGYLRENGVRIWNEWADENGDLGPVYGHQWRNWNGDEIDQIKETVESLKNNPNSRRMLVSAWNPSVLPDTSKSFSENVANGKAALPPCHAFFQFYVADGKLSCQLYQRSADIFLGVPFNIASYALFTMMMAQICGYEAGEFIHTFGDAHIYNNHMEQVKLQLSREPRPLPKMHINPEVKDIFNFTLEDFTLSAYNPHPRIKGVVAV; translated from the coding sequence ATGAAACAATACCACACCCTATTACAACACGTTCTAGAAAACGGGAACCAAAAAGGCGATCGTACCGGTACGGGAACGCTTAGCGTATTTGGTTATCAGATGCGGTTCGACCTGAGCGAAGGTTTTCCAATGGTGACGACGAAGAAATTGCATTTGAAGTCCATCGTACATGAGCTGCTGTGGTTTTTGAAAGGGGATACCAACATTGGCTACCTGCGGGAAAACGGCGTTCGTATCTGGAACGAGTGGGCCGATGAAAACGGGGATTTAGGTCCCGTGTACGGACACCAATGGCGCAATTGGAACGGCGATGAGATCGACCAGATCAAGGAAACGGTCGAATCCTTAAAAAATAATCCGAACAGCCGGCGGATGTTGGTCTCCGCCTGGAACCCCAGCGTGCTGCCGGACACCTCGAAGTCCTTTTCCGAAAACGTAGCCAACGGAAAGGCCGCCCTGCCCCCCTGCCATGCTTTTTTTCAGTTCTATGTCGCCGATGGCAAGCTTTCCTGCCAGCTCTATCAGCGAAGCGCGGATATCTTTTTGGGCGTACCCTTCAACATCGCATCCTATGCCCTGTTTACTATGATGATGGCGCAAATCTGCGGCTACGAGGCGGGAGAATTTATCCATACTTTCGGTGATGCCCATATCTACAACAACCATATGGAGCAGGTTAAGCTACAATTAAGTCGGGAACCAAGGCCTCTCCCGAAGATGCACATCAACCCCGAAGTAAAGGATATTTTCAATTTTACCCTTGAAGATTTTACCCTGTCGGCCTACAACCCGCACCCTCGTATTAAAGGAGTTGTAGCGGTTTAA
- the egtB gene encoding ergothioneine biosynthesis protein EgtB, translated as MILTDSLLDFFLTTRKRTEQICEPLEIEDYVVQPIVDVSPPKWHLGHSSWFFEEFILKPHGRDYKIFDADFSFVFNSYYETVGKRVVRSDRGNLSRPSVEKVYAYRDHVTHGIENLFSQNPDPGLYDILEIGIHHEKQHQELLLTDIKYILGNNPLLPVYSDDFQEHRTETHQQDWIAMEEGIYEIGHASDDFCYDNELGRHKVYLQPYEIANKLVTNSDYLAFMDAGGYQKFDLWHAEGWDWVNQNDISAPLYWHQIDGEWHHYTLNGLQKINGNAPVTHISYYEAFAFAQWKGCRLPTEFEWEASQEFFSWGKRWEWTESAYLPYPNYTKADGALGEYNGKFMVNQKVLRGGSVATAENHTRPTYRNFFQTGLRWQFTSLRLTK; from the coding sequence ATGATTCTTACCGATTCCCTGTTGGATTTCTTCCTGACAACACGAAAACGTACTGAACAAATTTGTGAACCTCTCGAAATCGAGGACTACGTCGTGCAGCCCATCGTCGATGTCTCGCCCCCGAAATGGCACTTGGGACACTCCTCTTGGTTTTTTGAGGAGTTCATACTTAAACCGCACGGGAGGGACTATAAAATTTTCGACGCCGATTTTTCCTTCGTTTTCAATAGCTATTACGAAACGGTGGGCAAACGGGTGGTCCGCTCCGATCGGGGCAACTTATCCCGCCCGTCCGTAGAGAAAGTATATGCGTATCGCGACCATGTGACCCACGGTATCGAAAACCTGTTTTCCCAAAATCCAGATCCAGGGCTTTATGACATCCTCGAAATCGGTATCCACCATGAAAAACAGCATCAGGAGCTTCTGTTGACGGACATCAAGTATATTTTGGGAAACAATCCCCTGCTTCCGGTATATTCGGATGATTTTCAGGAACATCGTACCGAAACCCATCAGCAGGACTGGATTGCCATGGAGGAAGGCATTTATGAAATCGGACATGCCTCCGACGATTTTTGCTATGATAATGAGCTGGGTAGACATAAAGTGTACCTACAACCCTATGAAATAGCGAACAAATTGGTCACGAATTCGGATTATCTGGCCTTTATGGATGCAGGGGGATACCAAAAATTCGATCTCTGGCATGCGGAGGGATGGGACTGGGTGAACCAAAACGACATCTCCGCCCCGCTTTATTGGCACCAAATCGATGGGGAATGGCACCATTATACGCTAAACGGCCTCCAAAAAATCAACGGGAACGCTCCGGTTACCCATATATCCTATTATGAAGCTTTTGCCTTCGCCCAATGGAAAGGATGCCGATTGCCCACCGAATTCGAATGGGAAGCGTCGCAGGAATTCTTTTCTTGGGGAAAACGGTGGGAATGGACCGAAAGCGCCTACCTCCCCTACCCCAACTATACCAAGGCAGATGGTGCCCTGGGCGAATACAACGGCAAGTTTATGGTCAACCAGAAAGTACTTCGTGGCGGTTCGGTGGCCACCGCGGAAAATCATACCCGACCGACCTATCGCAATTTCTTCCAGACCGGCCTGCGATGGCAGTTCACCAGCCTACGATTGACCAAATAA
- the egtD gene encoding L-histidine N(alpha)-methyltransferase encodes MQETIARALKTQFEKEVYEGLADYPKHLSSKYFYDEKGDKLFQQIMNMPEYYLTGKEFEILSEHTAEIAEVFARGDQAFKLIELGAGDGKKTKILLKYLSEHNFRFKYQPIDISQNALNGLEKSLRTELPNLDVEIRQGTYFETLEEINTENGTKKVILFLGSNIGNLLHPQAVEFLKSVQHLMNKDDLLFVGFDMKKNPAVILDAYNDPNGITAAFNKNILVRINRELEGNFNLKKFRHWETYNPETGTASSFLVATQPQTVDIKKISLTVHFRAWETIHTEISQKYDADTITWLADKSGLEVVTAFGDANDDYKDYVFRRK; translated from the coding sequence ATGCAAGAAACCATAGCGCGAGCACTTAAAACCCAGTTCGAAAAAGAGGTCTATGAAGGCTTGGCGGATTATCCGAAGCACTTGTCGTCGAAATATTTCTACGACGAAAAAGGGGATAAGCTGTTCCAACAGATCATGAACATGCCCGAGTACTATCTCACCGGCAAAGAGTTTGAAATACTGTCGGAACATACCGCTGAGATTGCGGAAGTATTCGCTCGGGGCGACCAAGCCTTCAAATTGATCGAGCTGGGAGCGGGGGACGGTAAAAAAACCAAAATCCTGCTAAAATATTTATCCGAGCATAACTTCAGGTTCAAGTATCAGCCCATCGATATCAGCCAAAATGCACTTAACGGACTCGAAAAATCCCTCCGGACAGAATTGCCGAACCTGGATGTAGAGATCCGACAAGGGACCTATTTCGAAACCTTGGAAGAAATCAACACGGAAAACGGAACCAAAAAAGTCATTCTCTTTTTGGGTTCGAACATCGGCAATCTGTTGCATCCGCAAGCGGTGGAGTTTCTCAAAAGTGTCCAGCATCTTATGAATAAAGACGACCTGCTCTTCGTTGGTTTCGATATGAAAAAAAATCCTGCAGTCATTCTAGATGCCTACAATGACCCGAATGGAATAACGGCCGCTTTCAATAAGAACATATTGGTCCGAATTAACCGTGAACTGGAAGGCAACTTTAATCTCAAGAAGTTCCGTCATTGGGAAACCTACAATCCCGAGACCGGTACTGCAAGCAGTTTTTTGGTCGCGACGCAGCCACAGACAGTGGACATAAAAAAAATATCATTAACGGTCCATTTCAGGGCATGGGAAACTATCCATACCGAAATATCCCAAAAATACGATGCGGATACGATTACATGGCTGGCCGATAAATCGGGACTAGAGGTGGTGACCGCTTTCGGCGATGCGAACGACGACTACAAGGATTATGTGTTCAGAAGAAAATAG
- a CDS encoding isoamylase early set domain-containing protein, which produces MAISKQYLKTKPVCKVTFTVPAEDAKKVAVVGDFNNWKATEASALKKLKNGSFKGTLALPKENSYEFKYIIDGDYVNEPEADRYQWNDYAGAENAVLEV; this is translated from the coding sequence ATGGCAATTTCAAAACAGTATCTCAAAACTAAACCGGTTTGTAAGGTTACTTTTACCGTACCAGCCGAAGACGCTAAAAAAGTAGCCGTCGTAGGCGACTTCAACAATTGGAAAGCTACCGAGGCCAGTGCCTTGAAAAAATTGAAAAACGGAAGTTTCAAGGGTACCCTTGCACTTCCAAAGGAGAACTCTTACGAGTTTAAGTACATCATCGATGGTGATTATGTCAATGAGCCAGAGGCCGATCGTTACCAGTGGAACGATTATGCCGGTGCCGAAAACGCGGTATTGGAGGTCTAA
- a CDS encoding aminotransferase class V-fold PLP-dependent enzyme, translating to MENTKKQFSVFKNYIYADTAAAGLLSDSLRRWRQQHDRDYSNGGSLMKIKAMQDDIPKVRKTVADYFGAKTENTALVPNFSLGLNMLIEGLAPDSKILLVRNDYPSVNWPFENRDFEISYAALDANLEDNILEKVKMDRVSVLVLSLVQWIDGIKIDMDFLKSLKKEYPDLIIIADGTQFCGTTDFNFGDSGIDVLGASSYKWLLGGFGNGFFLFQDEVKKRFSLKTAGFNSAGGNLNRPDDIPFARHLEPGHLDTLNFGSLKFALEYLQALGKSKIEVHLERLSKKAKKEFGGLGLLDGTTIARKSHSTIFNVAGKDKLYQRLSDNGVICSKRGGGIRLSFHLYNTEKDIDTIVKILKTGG from the coding sequence ATGGAAAATACCAAGAAACAGTTCTCGGTCTTCAAAAATTATATTTACGCGGATACGGCCGCTGCCGGATTGCTCAGCGATAGCTTGCGAAGATGGCGCCAACAGCACGATCGCGATTATTCGAACGGTGGTAGCCTAATGAAAATCAAGGCGATGCAAGACGACATCCCCAAGGTACGGAAAACGGTCGCGGATTACTTTGGTGCCAAAACGGAAAATACCGCCTTGGTTCCGAATTTCTCGTTGGGCCTGAATATGCTTATCGAAGGTTTGGCTCCCGACTCTAAAATACTGTTGGTTCGCAACGATTATCCTTCCGTAAATTGGCCCTTCGAAAACCGCGATTTCGAAATTTCATACGCCGCTTTGGATGCCAACTTGGAAGACAACATCCTAGAAAAGGTCAAAATGGATAGAGTCTCCGTTCTTGTCTTGAGTTTGGTGCAGTGGATCGACGGAATCAAAATAGATATGGATTTCCTTAAATCCTTGAAGAAAGAGTACCCCGATCTGATCATCATCGCCGATGGCACCCAATTCTGCGGTACGACGGATTTTAATTTCGGAGATTCCGGCATAGATGTACTTGGTGCCAGTAGCTACAAATGGTTGCTTGGCGGCTTTGGGAACGGATTTTTTCTATTTCAGGATGAGGTAAAGAAAAGGTTTTCGTTGAAGACCGCGGGATTTAATTCCGCTGGTGGTAACTTGAACAGGCCGGACGATATCCCCTTTGCCAGACATTTGGAACCGGGGCATTTGGATACGCTGAACTTCGGAAGCCTAAAATTTGCTTTGGAATACCTCCAGGCTTTGGGAAAGTCGAAAATAGAAGTCCATCTAGAACGGCTATCGAAAAAGGCAAAAAAGGAGTTTGGAGGACTAGGATTGTTGGACGGGACTACGATTGCCCGCAAATCGCACAGCACTATTTTTAATGTTGCGGGAAAAGATAAGCTATATCAAAGGTTGAGCGATAATGGAGTGATCTGCTCAAAGCGCGGAGGGGGAATTCGACTCAGTTTTCATTTGTACAATACGGAAAAAGATATCGATACGATTGTAAAAATCTTAAAGACAGGGGGATAG
- a CDS encoding 2TM domain-containing protein, which yields MFTKNKKKNELDLEQHELLENAQIRIRQKKRLYVHFVVFLIGSVFMLFINKILNYWEIYDWSVWAIIGWAFLIVIHTINVFVIQKFLGQPWERRQREKLVRKQKQRIAELQKEIETDFPLSKVNKKIEP from the coding sequence ATGTTCACGAAAAATAAGAAAAAAAACGAACTCGATCTCGAACAGCATGAGCTGCTCGAGAACGCCCAAATACGGATTAGGCAAAAGAAGCGGCTCTACGTTCATTTTGTAGTCTTTTTGATCGGCAGTGTGTTTATGCTCTTTATCAATAAAATCTTGAATTATTGGGAAATCTATGATTGGTCTGTCTGGGCTATTATCGGGTGGGCTTTTCTTATCGTGATTCATACCATTAATGTATTCGTAATCCAGAAATTCTTGGGACAGCCCTGGGAACGCAGGCAACGTGAGAAACTGGTCAGGAAACAAAAGCAGCGTATCGCGGAACTTCAAAAAGAAATCGAGACCGATTTTCCACTGTCGAAAGTAAATAAGAAAATCGAGCCATGA
- a CDS encoding dihydrofolate reductase: MNEICMIAAAGENNALAKDGDLPWHLPDDFKRFKKLTSGHKIIMGRKTFETFDRPLPNREHIIVTRDTTYTVTCKDCTVVHSMEEAMDFVKSDALSFIIGGGEIYRQGERFADTIELTRVHHIFEGADTFFPEIDETVWALTAEEFHPKDDRHNFSFSYLRYRRR; encoded by the coding sequence ATGAACGAAATTTGTATGATAGCCGCCGCAGGGGAAAACAATGCGCTGGCCAAAGACGGGGATCTGCCTTGGCATCTGCCCGACGATTTTAAGCGTTTTAAAAAATTGACCTCGGGCCACAAAATTATTATGGGCCGTAAGACTTTTGAGACCTTCGACCGGCCCCTCCCCAACAGAGAACACATTATCGTAACCCGCGATACCACTTATACCGTCACTTGTAAAGACTGTACCGTAGTACATTCGATGGAAGAAGCGATGGATTTTGTAAAATCGGACGCGTTATCATTTATCATCGGAGGTGGCGAAATCTACAGACAGGGCGAACGCTTCGCCGATACCATCGAGCTGACCCGGGTACATCACATTTTTGAAGGCGCGGATACCTTCTTTCCAGAAATCGATGAAACGGTGTGGGCGTTGACGGCAGAGGAATTCCATCCTAAAGATGACAGGCACAACTTTTCTTTTTCCTATTTAAGGTACAGAAGGAGATAG
- the murI gene encoding glutamate racemase, producing MHNKPIGIFDSGIGGTSIWKAIQKVLPHEDTIYLADSKNAPYGEKSSEQIIQLSLKNTQFLLDKGCKLIVVACNTATTNAIAYLRERYHVPMIGIEPAIKPAALQSQSKSIGILATRGTLSSRLFHSTSEIHAKGIKVIEREGVGLVPLIEQGKIDSKEVRSLLRIYLKPMLDEHIDFLVLGCTHYPYLIPVLEELLPEHVTIIDSGEAVARQTKAVLEGKGWLNPSERLAQYQFFTNVDAKVLNDVLKDVAVSYGVRQLDF from the coding sequence ATGCACAACAAGCCTATAGGCATTTTTGATTCCGGCATTGGCGGTACCTCAATTTGGAAGGCAATACAAAAAGTGCTTCCCCATGAGGATACCATCTATCTGGCGGATAGCAAGAATGCTCCCTACGGAGAAAAATCTTCCGAGCAGATCATTCAGTTAAGCCTTAAGAATACCCAGTTCTTACTGGATAAGGGATGTAAACTTATCGTGGTAGCCTGCAATACGGCCACCACAAATGCTATTGCCTATTTGCGAGAACGGTATCACGTACCCATGATAGGGATAGAGCCTGCCATCAAACCGGCAGCGTTGCAGTCCCAGTCGAAATCCATCGGTATCCTAGCGACAAGGGGCACCTTGTCGAGCAGGCTTTTTCACAGTACTTCCGAAATTCACGCCAAAGGTATCAAAGTTATCGAACGTGAGGGAGTGGGACTGGTACCGCTTATCGAACAGGGAAAAATTGATTCGAAAGAAGTCCGAAGTTTGCTACGAATCTATCTGAAGCCCATGTTAGATGAACATATTGACTTTTTGGTGTTGGGCTGTACCCACTATCCCTATTTGATCCCGGTTTTAGAGGAGCTGCTTCCCGAGCACGTCACCATCATTGACTCGGGGGAGGCTGTGGCGCGACAGACAAAAGCGGTTCTGGAGGGCAAAGGTTGGTTGAATCCCTCGGAAAGGCTCGCACAGTATCAATTCTTTACCAACGTCGATGCCAAGGTGTTGAACGATGTGCTAAAGGATGTCGCGGTGTCGTATGGTGTCCGGCAATTGGATTTTTGA